In the genome of Monodelphis domestica isolate mMonDom1 chromosome 2, mMonDom1.pri, whole genome shotgun sequence, one region contains:
- the DPH2 gene encoding 2-(3-amino-3-carboxypropyl)histidine synthase subunit 2, which produces MEDAFSSPAGAVLQREAGAPGPLTPPTELAHNYELERVQAFVRECEAKRVALQFPDDLLGDSVAVARALEESTGAKMFVLGDTAYGSCCVDVLGAEQAEAEALVHFGPACLSRLSRPLPVFYVLGQRPVALELCAEAFRNLHPNPAEPVVLLSEPACAHALEALAALLCPQYEDLLVSHPALPAAAPAWEQPPLERFGRFFPLSPGRQLEDYGAFYVGGSEIGDDDRDEVTPDLLQLLLGWAPDRPFSSCLPGSGKARAEGPRAVRARARSHYLVERARDAQVVGLLAGAPGGAGHCEALAHLRTLVKAAGKRAYVLSLGRPTPAKLANFPEVDVFVLLACPLRALDRPRSGASRGFFRPLLTPYELEAACNPARGPLGLEPYLTQCSDLLLGSPFHVPIPPPDSELWDMPDMSLITGELRPTQASAAPDVPDGPEASALSHRSRLELAESSPAALFLGSRTWRGLELQLGQTAPMRAVAGRRGVPIAYEDEPGS; this is translated from the exons ATGGAAGACGCCTTCAGCAGCCCCGCGGGGGCCGTGCTGCAGCGGGAAGCTGGGGCCCCGGGGCCCCTGACGCCCCCCACGGAGCTGGCTCACAATTACGAGCTGGAGCGGGTGCAGGCCTTCGTGCGGGAGTGCGAAGCCAAGCGA GTTGCCCTGCAGTTCCCGGACGATCTCCTCGGAGACAGCGTGGCTGTGGCCCGCGCCCTGGAGGAGTCGACGGGAGCCAAGATGTTTGTTCTCGGGGACACGGCCTATGGCAG CTGCTGTGTGGATGTCCTTGGGGCTGAGCAAGCCGAAGCTGAGGCTCTCGTCCACTTTGGCCCTGCCTGCCTGAGCCGTCTTTCCCGGCCCTTGCCAGTCTTCTACGTCCTGGGTCAGCGTCCGGTGGCCCTGGAGCTGTGTGCAGAGGCCTTCAGAAACCTGCACCCGAACCCTGCCGAGCCTGTGGTGCTGCTGAGTGAGCCAGCCTGTGCCCACGCCCTGG AAGCCTTGGCAGCCCTTCTTTGCCCACAGTATGAGGACCTCCTGGTCTCCCACCCAGCTCTGCCTGCTGCTGCCCCAGCCTGGGAGCAGCCACCACTGGAGCGCTTTGGCCGCTTTTTCCCTTTGAGCCCTGGGCGGCAGCTGGAGGACTACGGTGCCTTTTATGTGGGCGGCTCAGAGATCGGGGACGATGACAGAGATGAGGTGACCCCAGATCTGCTCCAGCTGCTCCTGGGCTGGGCCCCTGACCGCCCCTTTTCCTCTTGCCTGCCAGGCTCTGGAAAAGCCAGGGCAGAGGGCCCTCGGGCGGTCCGAGCCAGAGCTCGGAGCCACTATCTGGTGGAACGGGCACGAGATGCCCAAGTGGTGGGCCTGCTGGCCGGTGCTCCAGGGGGAGCAGGGCACTGTGAGGCACTGGCCCACCTTCGGACACTGGTGAAGGCTGCTGGCAAGCGAGCCTATGTCCTGTCTCTGGGCCGGCCCACCCCTGCCAAGCTGGCCAACTTTCCTGAGGTGGATGTCTTCGTGCTACTGGCCTGTCCCTTGAGGGCTCTCGACCGACCCCGGAGTGGGGCCAGCAGAGGCTTCTTCCGACCACTGCTCACCCCCTATGAGCTGGAGGCTGCCTGCAACCCCGCTCGGGGACCTCTAGGGCTGGAGCCCTACCTGACTCAGTGTTCTGACCTGCTGCTAG GCTCCCCATTCCATGTGCCAATTCCACCCCCGGATTCTGAGCTATGGGATATGCCCGACATGTCACTCATCACTGGTGAGCTGCGCCCAACACAGGCCTCAGCCGCACCAGATGTCCCTGATGGCCCAGAAGCCTCGGCTCTGAGCCACCGATCCCGGCTTGAGCTTGCTGAGAGCAGTCCAGCAG CTTTGTTCCTTGGTTCTCGGACTTGGCGGGGGTTGGAGCTTCAGCTAGGCCAGACGGCACCGATGCGGGCAGTAGCTGGGAGACGAGGTGTGCCCATTGCCTACGAGGATGAGCCTGGCAGCTAA